One Streptomyces sp. B21-105 genomic region harbors:
- a CDS encoding class I SAM-dependent RNA methyltransferase: protein MQAEPKNPQAVSLVGQEYEVEIGPVAHGGHCIARTEAGQVLFVRHTLPGERVVARVTEGEEGARFLRADAVRVLQASKDRVEAPCPYAGPGRCGGCDWQHAKPGAQRRLKGEVIAEQLQRLAGLTPEEAGWDGTVMPAEGDKLPPGQVPQWRTRVQYAVDADGNAGLRRHRSHEVEPIEHCMIAAQGVSELGIEERDWSGMASVDAIAATGSQDRMVILEPRPGARLPLVELDRPVSVMRVEEHDGGIHRVHGRGFVRERADGRTHRVGSGGFWQVHLQAADTLVKAVMQGLLPRKGDMALDLYCGVGLFAGALADRIGDKGAVLGIESGKRAVEDARHNLAGFERVRIEQGKVESVLPRTGITEVDLVVLDPPRAGAGKKTVEHLSSLGARKIAYVACDPAALARDVAYFRDGGYRVRTLRAFDLFPMTSHVECVAILEPASKAL from the coding sequence CAGGAATACGAGGTCGAGATCGGCCCCGTCGCCCACGGCGGCCACTGCATCGCCCGGACGGAGGCCGGCCAGGTCCTGTTCGTCCGGCACACGCTGCCCGGAGAGCGGGTGGTGGCCCGGGTGACGGAGGGCGAGGAGGGCGCGCGTTTCCTGCGGGCGGACGCCGTGCGGGTCCTTCAGGCGTCCAAGGACCGCGTCGAGGCTCCCTGCCCCTACGCCGGTCCCGGCCGCTGCGGCGGCTGCGACTGGCAGCATGCCAAGCCTGGCGCGCAACGCCGCCTCAAGGGCGAGGTCATCGCCGAGCAGCTGCAGCGGCTCGCGGGCCTCACGCCCGAGGAGGCCGGCTGGGACGGCACCGTGATGCCGGCCGAGGGTGACAAGCTGCCGCCGGGCCAGGTGCCCCAGTGGCGCACCCGCGTGCAGTACGCGGTGGACGCCGACGGCAACGCCGGCCTGCGGCGCCACCGCTCGCACGAGGTCGAGCCGATCGAGCACTGCATGATCGCGGCACAGGGCGTCAGCGAGCTGGGCATCGAGGAGCGCGACTGGTCCGGCATGGCCTCCGTCGACGCCATCGCCGCGACGGGCTCCCAGGACCGCATGGTGATCCTCGAGCCCCGACCCGGCGCCCGCCTGCCCCTCGTCGAGCTCGACAGGCCCGTCTCCGTCATGCGCGTCGAGGAGCACGACGGCGGCATCCACCGCGTCCACGGCCGCGGGTTCGTACGGGAGCGGGCCGACGGCCGCACCCACCGCGTCGGCAGCGGCGGCTTCTGGCAGGTCCACCTGCAGGCCGCGGACACCCTCGTCAAGGCCGTCATGCAGGGCCTGCTGCCGCGCAAGGGCGACATGGCGCTCGACCTGTACTGCGGCGTCGGCCTCTTCGCCGGAGCGCTCGCCGACCGGATCGGCGACAAGGGCGCGGTCCTCGGCATCGAGTCCGGCAAGCGCGCCGTCGAGGACGCCCGGCACAACCTCGCCGGCTTCGAGCGGGTGCGGATCGAGCAGGGCAAGGTCGAGAGCGTCCTTCCGCGCACCGGGATCACCGAGGTCGACCTCGTCGTCCTGGACCCGCCGCGCGCGGGGGCGGGCAAGAAGACGGTGGAACACCTGTCGTCGCTGGGCGCGCGCAAGATCGCCTACGTGGCCTGCGACCCGGCCGCACTGGCCCGGGACGTGGCCTACTTCCGGGACGGCGGATACCGGGTCCGGACGCTGCGCGCGTTCGACCTGTTCCCGATGACGTCGCACGTGGAGTGTGTGGCGATTCTCGAACCGGCTTCAAAGGCGCTCTGA